The region ATATATTCTGTAACAATAACATCTTTGCTGTGGCTTATATAGTTGGCTTGTAACTGACCATTTTCTTTTTTGAATTCAACTACACTTAAAGTCATACTCATTATTTTTTACCTTCCAAAAGTAATTTAACCAAGTCTTCCCTGACAGCTCGTTTCAGATCAGCAATAGTTTTTGAGTTTTCAAGATACTCTTCTGGCAGCTCATAGTTTAATTCAAGAGGAATCTTACTATTCAAGCTTTCTACATATTTTTCTAATATTTCTTTATTACATAGTAGTTCGTAATGAAATGAAAACCTACGCTTAAAAGCTGGTTCTAAAGTATCAAAGTAATTGGTAGTTGCAAGTATAGTGATTTTATGATCTGTAGATATAGACTGAAAAAAATCCATGAGGGAGATTAATGCCCTTTTCAGCTCAGACACTTCATCGTCATTTTCTCTACTAACTAAAAATCTGTCAAACTCATCAAAAGGAGGACAATTCCTTTGTCTTTT is a window of Halarcobacter sp. DNA encoding:
- a CDS encoding AAA family ATPase, translated to MFKRQRNCPPFDEFDRFLVSRENDDEVSELKRALISLMDFFQSISTDHKITILATTNYFDTLEPAFKRRFSFHYELLCNKEILEKYVESLNSKIPLELNYELPEEYLENSKTIADLKRAVREDLVKLLLEGKK